The following are encoded in a window of Romeriopsis navalis LEGE 11480 genomic DNA:
- a CDS encoding helix-turn-helix domain-containing protein yields the protein MHQRQYIYYQSPTEAAAPQPVGRPKTVDQAYLDRLRELVTHSPKSFGYGFKRWTAYWLRQHLLAEFQVTVSERHINRLLRQMGLSTRQRIQVQQGQPTYRHKIEISDLSQVQS from the coding sequence ATGCACCAGCGTCAATATATCTACTACCAATCGCCCACTGAGGCCGCGGCGCCGCAGCCCGTGGGGCGGCCGAAGACCGTTGATCAGGCTTACCTCGATCGGTTGCGGGAACTCGTCACCCACAGCCCGAAATCCTTTGGCTATGGCTTTAAGCGCTGGACCGCCTATTGGCTTCGACAGCATCTGTTGGCGGAATTTCAAGTCACCGTGAGTGAGCGCCATATCAATCGCTTGCTGCGTCAAATGGGGCTATCAACTCGCCAGCGCATCCAAGTTCAGCAGGGACAGCCAACCTACCGCCACAAGATTGAGATTAGTGATTTAAGTCAGGTTCAGTCGTGA